Proteins from a genomic interval of Myxococcales bacterium:
- a CDS encoding phospho-N-acetylmuramoyl-pentapeptide-transferase: MLYHLLYPLADVYGGFNVVRYITFRTAAATLTSLFICFVIGPWLIRRLAALRVGQPIREIGPDHQSKEGTPTMGGLLILFSILVSVLLWSELDNRMVWILISLTGGYAILGFIDDYKKVKHGSSAGVSARMKIVWQVVLALGVAVAIYTDPNFDKEIAVPFFKNFTPNLGIFYVPLAVFIIVATSNGVNLTDGLDGLAIGPVMITAATFLMLSYAAGHAGIAEYLNIKHVSGAGQLAIFCGAMVGGGLGFLWFNTSPAELFMGDVGSLALGGALGTIAVLIRQEILLAVVGGIFVVETISVIIQVASFQLTGKRVFLMAPIHHHFEKLGWAEQKIVVRFWIISIILALVALSSLKLR; encoded by the coding sequence ATGTTGTATCACCTCCTCTATCCACTCGCCGACGTGTACGGCGGCTTCAACGTCGTGCGCTACATCACCTTCCGCACCGCTGCGGCAACGCTGACATCGCTGTTCATCTGCTTTGTGATCGGCCCCTGGCTGATCCGAAGGCTCGCAGCGCTTCGCGTCGGCCAACCCATCCGAGAGATCGGACCGGATCATCAATCCAAGGAAGGCACGCCGACCATGGGCGGGCTGCTGATCCTGTTCTCGATACTCGTCTCCGTACTGCTCTGGAGCGAACTCGACAATCGAATGGTCTGGATCCTGATCTCACTCACCGGGGGCTACGCGATCCTCGGTTTCATCGACGACTACAAAAAAGTGAAGCATGGCAGCAGTGCCGGAGTCTCCGCGCGCATGAAGATCGTCTGGCAGGTGGTCCTCGCACTCGGCGTCGCAGTAGCGATCTATACCGACCCGAACTTCGACAAGGAAATCGCGGTGCCGTTCTTCAAGAACTTCACCCCGAACCTCGGCATCTTCTACGTACCGCTGGCGGTCTTCATCATCGTAGCCACAAGCAACGGCGTCAATCTCACCGACGGACTCGACGGTCTGGCCATCGGGCCCGTGATGATCACCGCGGCGACCTTTCTGATGCTTTCCTATGCCGCCGGCCACGCGGGGATCGCCGAGTATTTGAACATCAAGCACGTCTCCGGTGCCGGGCAGCTCGCGATCTTCTGCGGTGCCATGGTTGGGGGCGGACTCGGTTTCTTGTGGTTCAACACGTCTCCGGCGGAACTCTTCATGGGCGATGTCGGCTCCCTGGCTCTCGGAGGCGCACTCGGAACCATCGCAGTATTAATCCGTCAGGAGATCTTGTTGGCGGTGGTGGGAGGCATCTTTGTCGTGGAGACCATCTCCGTGATCATTCAGGTGGCCTCGTTCCAGCTCACCGGGAAGCGTGTCTTTCTGATGGCACCGATCCACCACCACTTCGAGAAACTCGGCTGGGCGGAACAAAAGATTGTAGTTCGCTTCTGGATCATCTCGATCATTCTCGCGCTGGTAGCGCTTTCGTCGCTCAAGCTCCGCTGA
- a CDS encoding UDP-N-acetylmuramoyl-tripeptide--D-alanyl-D-alanine ligase — MSTRYTAADVVTWCGGTLLQGSPDAPLSGLSIDSRSIESGQLFAAIVGPNHDAHGYLSQAIGAGAGGLLVEAGREANWGNASDLPVIAVPNTTRGIGDLAAGHRRGFNGTLVALTGSSGKTTTKEMTASVLESEGPCLKNRGNLNNDYGVPLTLLSREETHLRAVIEMGMNHRGEIARLAEIAQPDIGLVINIGTAHIEYLGSQAEIAAEKGDLFAALPAEGRAVANWDDANVRQQSQRAACDVVSFGMDPEAMVRAEDVRFDPEGLFHFTLATHRGIAEARVCGLGSTTVINALAAAATGIACGLEPSAVARGLADYRGIEGRMSKKSLHGNVTLIDDSYNANPQSMNAAIKSLADLRGSGRAVAVLGEMAELGDAAEQAHHDAGKLIYQAGVAMLLTVGEGAQGIAKGAVSAGMPIQHVHCCGTHEAAVSILTSSSQEGDWILVKGSRASKMNRVVEMLANEESS; from the coding sequence ATGAGCACTCGCTACACCGCTGCCGACGTTGTGACCTGGTGCGGAGGCACGCTATTGCAAGGATCGCCCGACGCCCCGCTGTCGGGACTGTCGATCGATTCCCGCAGCATCGAGTCCGGACAGCTATTCGCAGCGATCGTCGGCCCCAATCACGATGCCCACGGATACCTCTCCCAGGCGATCGGCGCCGGCGCCGGCGGACTTCTCGTCGAAGCGGGTCGCGAGGCCAACTGGGGCAATGCGAGCGACCTGCCCGTCATTGCGGTTCCGAACACCACTCGCGGCATCGGAGATCTCGCAGCGGGTCATCGGCGCGGCTTCAATGGCACGCTGGTCGCCTTGACGGGCAGCAGCGGAAAGACCACGACCAAGGAGATGACCGCGTCCGTGCTCGAAAGCGAGGGCCCGTGTCTCAAAAACCGAGGCAATCTGAACAACGACTACGGCGTCCCCTTGACCTTGCTGTCCCGGGAAGAAACGCACCTGCGCGCGGTGATCGAAATGGGCATGAACCATCGAGGTGAAATTGCGCGACTCGCCGAAATTGCCCAACCCGACATCGGGCTCGTCATCAATATCGGGACGGCACACATCGAATACCTCGGCAGCCAGGCGGAGATCGCCGCAGAAAAGGGAGATCTCTTCGCCGCCCTGCCTGCAGAGGGTCGTGCCGTTGCCAATTGGGACGACGCCAACGTGCGCCAGCAGTCCCAGCGCGCAGCGTGTGATGTCGTGTCCTTTGGCATGGATCCCGAAGCCATGGTGCGCGCCGAAGATGTGCGATTTGATCCCGAGGGACTCTTTCACTTCACGCTGGCTACCCATCGAGGAATTGCGGAGGCTCGCGTCTGCGGTCTCGGCAGTACGACCGTGATCAACGCGCTGGCCGCAGCAGCCACGGGCATTGCTTGTGGCCTCGAACCCTCGGCCGTGGCCCGGGGACTCGCAGACTACCGCGGCATCGAGGGACGTATGAGCAAGAAGTCATTGCACGGCAACGTCACCTTGATCGACGACTCCTACAACGCAAATCCTCAGTCGATGAACGCGGCGATCAAGAGCCTCGCCGATCTCCGGGGCAGCGGCCGCGCCGTCGCAGTTCTGGGTGAGATGGCCGAATTGGGCGATGCCGCAGAACAAGCCCATCACGATGCGGGCAAACTGATCTACCAAGCGGGGGTCGCAATGCTCCTCACCGTGGGAGAGGGCGCGCAGGGCATCGCCAAAGGTGCGGTATCCGCCGGCATGCCGATCCAACATGTCCACTGCTGCGGTACCCATGAAGCGGCCGTCAGCATCCTTACAAGTTCGTCACAAGAAGGCGATTGGATTCTCGTCAAGGGTTCCCGCGCCTCCAAAATGAATCGAGTCGTCGAGATGCTCGCCAACGAGGAGTCAAGCTAA
- a CDS encoding UDP-N-acetylmuramoyl-L-alanyl-D-glutamate--2,6-diaminopimelate ligase, which produces MQLSNLLAALPDELATSQQFGAEAERDPLIRGITYDSRKVSPGDLFIALRGSVSDGHDYLERAIALGAVALLLEAAPDKKLPAGCTAAVVPDTRRALAHIATRFFGEPSKEVTLIGITGTNGKTSTSYLVESILAKAHKCTGLIGTVEVRFAGVAQPAVNTTPESLDLQSILRRMRTQNVDSVVMEVSSHGLKLERVCGCEFQVAAITNVTQDHLDFHGDMESYLSSKLLLFGRYLARDGTAVVNLDDASASRFIDAARAGGARVIQVTRNLDLNAEVKLLNADVTLSGSHVQLALPSGVCDFELPLVGDFNLENLLVACGICVALDIAPEIIAEGVAACPQVPGRMEVVGAELANAPTVIVDYAHTPDAVEKLLTAIRPLSEGRLITVFGCGGDRDRSKRPLMAEAVARHSDRTLATSDNPRTEDPLAILNDVEKGLGQLDRVEPEALDANERSYAVVSDRREAIAYAMSIARPEDTVILAGKGHEDYQIIGSTKLPFDDREEARSALRKWETA; this is translated from the coding sequence ATGCAGCTATCGAACCTGCTCGCAGCCCTGCCGGACGAACTCGCGACCTCCCAGCAGTTTGGCGCCGAAGCCGAACGCGACCCGTTGATTCGCGGCATTACCTACGACTCCCGCAAGGTTTCCCCGGGCGATCTGTTCATCGCGCTGCGCGGCAGCGTGAGCGACGGCCACGACTACCTCGAACGCGCCATTGCCCTGGGTGCGGTGGCGCTCCTGCTAGAAGCCGCCCCGGACAAAAAGCTCCCTGCAGGCTGCACCGCGGCTGTGGTTCCCGATACCCGACGGGCCCTGGCGCACATCGCCACGCGATTCTTCGGCGAACCCAGCAAGGAAGTCACACTGATCGGCATTACCGGAACCAACGGCAAGACCAGCACGAGTTACCTGGTGGAGTCGATCCTCGCCAAAGCCCACAAATGCACCGGCCTGATCGGAACTGTCGAGGTGCGCTTTGCAGGGGTTGCACAACCCGCAGTCAACACCACGCCCGAGAGCCTCGACCTCCAGAGCATCCTGCGCCGCATGCGCACCCAAAACGTGGACAGCGTCGTGATGGAGGTTTCCTCTCACGGGCTCAAACTCGAACGAGTTTGCGGTTGCGAGTTCCAGGTCGCGGCCATCACGAACGTCACCCAGGACCATCTCGACTTTCATGGCGACATGGAATCGTATCTCTCGTCCAAGTTGTTGCTCTTTGGACGCTATCTCGCGAGGGATGGCACGGCGGTGGTCAACCTGGACGATGCGAGCGCGTCACGGTTCATAGACGCCGCGCGCGCTGGTGGGGCCCGAGTGATCCAGGTTACGCGCAATCTGGATCTCAACGCCGAAGTAAAGCTGTTGAACGCTGACGTCACGCTCTCGGGAAGCCACGTTCAGCTCGCACTGCCTTCGGGAGTTTGCGATTTTGAGTTGCCATTGGTCGGTGACTTCAATCTCGAAAACCTGCTCGTCGCGTGTGGCATCTGCGTGGCACTCGACATCGCACCGGAGATCATCGCCGAGGGAGTTGCCGCCTGCCCCCAGGTTCCCGGCCGCATGGAAGTCGTGGGCGCAGAGCTTGCGAACGCGCCGACCGTGATCGTCGACTATGCCCATACACCGGACGCAGTGGAAAAGTTGTTGACCGCGATTCGACCCCTTTCGGAGGGTCGCCTGATCACCGTCTTCGGCTGCGGTGGCGACCGCGACCGCAGCAAGCGCCCTTTGATGGCCGAGGCAGTGGCGCGCCACAGCGACCGTACCCTCGCGACCAGCGACAATCCGCGCACCGAGGACCCGCTGGCCATTCTCAACGACGTCGAAAAGGGCCTCGGCCAACTCGACCGCGTCGAGCCCGAAGCGCTGGACGCGAACGAGCGATCCTATGCCGTGGTTTCCGACCGCCGCGAAGCGATCGCTTACGCGATGTCGATTGCTCGTCCCGAAGACACCGTCATTCTGGCGGGCAAGGGACATGAGGACTACCAGATTATCGGCAGTACAAAGCTGCCCTTCGACGACCGCGAAGAAGCGCGCAGCGCGCTCCGCAAGTGGGAGACTGCATGA